TCCtcgaaaacagaaaaaaaaaaataaaaacaaaaattaagatGAAAATAAATTGAGAACAAATCTCGCAACTTTAATAAAATCTTAACTTGATTAACCTTCAACTGGAAAAAAGAGTACTTAGCCTCTAAGTGTTAGTTAATCCAGAGATCGTAGCAAATCAAAATACACAGCggaaaaaaattttgatatctAAATTACCTACTAGAAACTTGGTGATCCGTTTAATTCGAATTCTAACATTTTTAGAAGCATTTTTCGAAATATTCAGTGGACTTCAAGTGTTGCTTCTATCAAAAACTCTTTGCCAATATCCACACGAATACTTGTCGTCTACAATGCTAGCTCTTGAAAAATGGCTAGAGCTTCACcgtttctctttttctctcaaaaaaaaaattgcactaCACGTGAGTCAGCCTCTAACGTGAGTTCTCAACTCCTTACTCTTTAGAGAATATGTATCTGTTACATGGTCTAACAAAAAATAAACACTgagatatttatttaaatcaaattagaaTGGAGAGAGAAATGATTGATATCCCAATTCATATTAAATACAgattgatttattaatattactattatttaataataataataatatcgaatattaatgattaatatcaTATTAATAGACATCAAGTCCATTAATAATGTCCAGCCCAATAACACATTCTTTGTATGCGATTCAATAGCCCCATCTTAATTGGTAGTAGACTCAATCTTTATTAAAGTCTATAAATTATAAGTAGTCTCTAACAAGACATTATAACTATCATATAAATTATAAGTAGCCTCTAACAAGACATTATAACTATCCGATTAATATGAAGATTGATTGTCCAATTAAAGTCTTATAACATAATATGCATTAATCTCTTTATCAtacaatatttaatttgaatataaGTCATGTTCAGTGTCATTCTTATATTGTTCAAACTTATAATTActtgatctctaagtagactgataaaattaaatgtaattgatcacactatcaattaatatatttttcagtcTGACTTATCGAGGAGTTCAGAAGATATATCTCTTAGAGAGAGGGataaattctattttaattattcaatatCCTCTATATAATTCCTATCATGTCCGACCATAActtttatgattatccgattaaagacaacattTGATTATATCAAAATACAATAATTCTTATGTCGGAAACTATGACATCTCAAGTCCAAGAAttaattcataattattattgggTATATCCAAtattttgttctctaacaagtatctataatataaatttgcatcaccatacacataatcatctcatgatcaTCAATCAATATGCATACtagttatatatattattatctctataataataaaaatcagggatataaattattattatataacatgcaaataaataataatgatgataaaaattttttattaataacaaaatgagtaacataaaaattcaaattaatagtTTATGGCATATATACTAAAATTAAGAGGCATAACAAAAatgtagaaaaatataaaaagaagaagaagggaagGGTAGGCTGATAGCGGATAATTATCATAGTAGTTGCATATTCAATTAGCTTTGattttagagatttttatgttattttttatttaaactatattctttttaatatttcataattataaaatttttgtgatagtataaattttataaatctaaATATTCTAAAAGTAGTTATATTAGTtataatgtttatttatttttatataataaaaatacacatatgcattaaaaaaattatatattttttcacaattatatttttaaatattagatattttgtataattaattcttaaattatatatatatatatatttgtcatTTTACACATTAATAGCAACGATTAGATATGACCATCAGACTGTGAATCGAATTAGAACTGAATCCGTCAAATTTAGAATTGGATCCGTCGATCCATttctaaatcaaattgaaatcttAAACTAAAGAAATCGGTTAcggttttttcttttataaatcaTAATTGAAATCGGTCAATTTTGGTCTAATTcgatttcagtttaattttttattttttaaataaattattttaaaaagttatgtgacttaaaattgatatataaatgaattaaattattaaataattatatttaaatttatttttaacttgtaaaaaatattatttacatttaaatataatattattttatttttatataatgtaaatgaatatattttataatttacttatttaatgaaatatatattcaataatatttataacttatatttatttcattacattttatttaaatttttattttaaaaattttttacattaaaatcgaattaaccatttaaaatttaaatttaattgaaaccgaaactataaaaaatcaaaattacaattattttaaaattacaccaaaattattaaaaattaaatcattttgaaCCGTTTTAAATTACACGAATTTTAATTCcgcttaaaaaataaataaaagtgctAATTTCAGATCGAAACTAGTTAAATTACGTCTAGCAATTAACTATAGATTGGTTTACCAAATACTTATAATATTCCAattgtaattaaaaattaactatcaACTATTAATACAAACtattagttattaattataagttgtatctaaaaattaaattaaataaatttcaaattttattgtttagatAATAATCTTAAAATTCTAAgattatttatgattttaactaattgattaaattaaatttaaaaaaataataataaattataatattattcttgaaattttatttattaataaaatagtccttttaaataaatatttttattttaactatatatattaaaaaacagTCCTCTTTTGTCAATTACGTTATTTTCTCTTCTCAATAACAAAAGCGTTGTGgtatttaagtttaaatttaatttaacatatctttttttttaacacattagaataataaaataatatttttaaattactattaacaatatttaaaacttattttaattcttaaaacttAACTACATGATTTTCATATTGAGTATCAATAAGATAATCCATCAAAAGTTTATACTCAATATTCCATCCTCATTGAAAATCATGTACATAAATTCTAAGagctaaaaaaattttatatactgttaaaattaaatttaaaatacaattttatttattttagtatttttataaaaattttaaataaaaaaataaaataaaaaattttatgtttttgagtgaaatgtcagttggatttaaaatcgaatcgaattgaataaattaaaaattgaaattttgatatttatgaaaattgaaacgaatcgattttgatcagaaattgaatcgaatcgaatcgaaccgatctgatttagttcgattcaatttgatttaatcggtttgaattttgaataaattttttattttttacattttatttttattttaaaaattaattaaaatattttaaccttaatgtGATATAATCTCtctgtattattaaaaataatatattattaccaCTGAtcgatttggtttaatttttttaatcttttctaattaaaattaaatcgaactgaaatttttaaaattaaaaatcgaaacgaaataaataaaaatcaaactagaattttaaattaattcaatttaatcaatATTTTTAGTTTGAATCGGATACTACTCACCCCTGTTTGAGCCGAAAATACAGGTTTAATATGTAATTATGTTTTGATGAGCCGAAAATACAGGTTTAATATGTAACTATGTTTTGATCTTTTCACAAAAAGTCAGATGGTATTTTGActttttgttattaatttttgaaacctaatatttataaaaattaactgtTTTACccacaaaatttataaaatattactattaaattcttaaaatttataaaatttaactatttaatttctaaaaatttaataaacgtGTAAATTATGTCCACACAAATAATAATTACGATTTTATAACGGCCTAATATTAAGGTTAacaacaaaaatatcaaaatttcaatTGGCATCTGTGTAAAGGTCAGCGAccaaattaacaataaaatccATTAAATTCAATGGAAATAATTTGTTCCGACAATCCTACTCTAAGGCACAAGGAAAAATTCTGAGACATGAAAACAGTTTATTCTTGCATGTAACACACACGAGGGACTATAGTTTAAACTAAGAGAAAATAAGTTAAGTAATGACATGACTCTATACTAATGAAGGTCAATAGTCATTTGTCAATCCACATTATTCTTCATGTCAGCTgcttatttaaaaagaaaataagttcagttaatttatttaattttctttaaagtCTAAATAAGTcaattaagtttttatatttttgttaagGGTTAAATGAGTTATAatagaatataatatttttttaataataaaatattattttttataatttaaaaaatcaaaatttagtattttaattacgataaaaatttaaaaaatacataaatataataaataattttaaaatataaaaataaagttttattatataaaaaatatttttattaggcttattgaataaaaaaatttaaatatttatcagttttcacatttatattttaatcttaagaTTTTATACAATAAATCGAATTCGTTCACAtttcttttagttttattatttaacttaattaattttgatcaaaaaatttataatataccaTCATGccatgtaaaattattttttaaaaaatttattgataaaaaatacaaacatttattttaattcatattacatctaaaattttaaattttttataataaaattaaatttttattaatttatcacgattataactaaaaatattaaattaaatataaaaaattattaaaaaattataatataatccttaaagttttatttgattaataaaataatttttaaaatatatatatttattttaataatgttcttttttttgtttaatcACACTATTTACTCTTCttctcatttttataatttaataaaaatttaaaatataaaaattatattataaaatatataatattttattttatttaatatcattGATATAAAATacctttttatcaaattaataaatataaataagtaaaataaaaatattaaatatatcaaataatctATAAGAAATGTGGTTaatatatctaaatttttataaaaattatagaaatatagatttacttattaaaatatataatattttattttatttaatattattaatataaattatatttttttatatgttaaaaatatgtatataataataataataataataatatgtatataataatagtaaatataaacttttaataaaatattttaacatataatatttatatatgatattttatatagcgaaaattttatttaataaatatttatttaatattatatatgataaatataaaattaatgtattctttataattttgacaattttattatttaaaatttaaaatattgaatataaatataaattaacgtttgaattttttttattctgataaataatggcatgaaacataaattataatttttttattaaaattgatcaaaataaatagttaaaattaagataaatatgaaaaattaattttattgtttaaaattttaaagttaaaatataaatatgaaaaataataaatgtataatttttttaagtaaattttttattattaaaaataatattttattaaataaatatttatttaaccattaaataacagcgtacaaatttaattaatttaaaattttaaattaaatttatttaattattaaataaaaaatataaaaatttaattgaatttatatcatttaaaaaaCAGCTTGAATATACTGCCGTCTAagtgagcattcggtcagttcgatttaaaactgaatcaaactgaataaatcgaaaatcgaaattttagtgtttataaaaatcgaaccgaatcaattttggtcagaaaccgaatcgaattaaatcggtctgattcggttcgattcagttcggtttgatcagttttaatttttaataattttttagtttttacactttatttttaatattttaaaatttaattaaaatattttaattttaatatgatttaatttctctatattattaaaaatatatattattatcactaatcggttcggttcggtttttttagtttttttctaatcaaaactgaaccgaaataatcaaaattttttaaattaaaaatcgaaccgaaccgaaatatataaaaaaccgaactaaatttttaaatcaattcgattcgattaattttttcgatttaaactgaATACTGCTAACTGTATTCTTTAAATTTGTAGCAACacccattttttttaattatataaacggAAATTCTGACACATTCCAATTATATATCTTTTGCATAAACTTTTGTAAACTATTTTAATATCTAAAGAAGTActttaatatttgattttttattaatttgaaccTCGTAATAGCTATCTACGTCACTCTTTCTTCAACGATGGCTAGATTGTCATTATTAACCCAGATATACTTATTGACGACATCAAGGAAGAAAATCCAACGGTAAAAAGTCCCCCATATTCAAAACAAAgagattaaatattaattacatGATCATAAGACTTTGTGGATCATGAAGCGCTCCAATAGctgtttcaatttttttcttcaaataatCACTCTCTTCTTCATTTGCCTGCAGTAAGAAAAgggtatttaaatttatttctaaattatatttaaaagactaaataattgtaaataaactatttaatgatattttattaaaaaatttcaaaaaataaaattttatatttgtaacactgttataaaatatatggaaaaattcaatattttagttaattccaaatcataaatatttaatgaaagcAAAAAATGCTAAATTGACAAACTAAAGGgcttaaaaaatataacatgtTCCTTGTTAGGAATCGATGGGGATTTTCCATTATTCAATTAATTCCACAtgttttttgagaaaaaaaaatatttccacATGTCGTTTTTTCATAGGCTCCGACGCCGTCGTGTAAAACAAAATGCACATGCGTTTATATAAAGACATGTGAAAAACGAAATCAAAGCCTAGTTGTTGAAAGCCGAAGGTTCCCATTTCCCATTTCTATTCTACATTAATGAATATGATTCTGTGAActgaaaaatcattaaaatctaattcatatttatatatataaaattataactaattaataaaattataactagtTAATTCatacaaaaattatatatgcactctaacttttttaaaattaaataattgaagTTTATTTTCAGCTTGTGAAAGAGACTATTTATttagtgaaaataaaattaattaatatgataaataaatttttacttaaaaaaataaagtattttttattttataattttatatatattactttttaaaattaaaaattaaaaaagtagaatctaatatatttcaaataaatttaccATCGATTAAGtctgtttataaatatttaaatatatattattataaatttaatttatacaaataaaattatttaccatgttgtattaaatatttatatttagataTGTAACatttatcataaatatttttattatttttgcaaaattttattataaatatttaatttaatggctgtaaaatttattatcatttGATATTAACTTggcttatttattattttgtaaaaatattaaaacattaatataaattcattaattaatctcGTTAAAATTTAACTTATTCATCCCTCTCAATAAACTACTCCTTAAAATTAACATACTTGACAATATTTcctctcttctttcctcttACCTATAAAAATTAGAATCATAAACTTTTATtggaaaaatatataattttatatctcTATTCATTTCATTTCATATTCTGATTAAACTAATTcaaaaactttttaatttaatattaacttaACCTAATAGAATTTCTAAATAagacttttttattaatttaaattgaaattgaaatttaaatcaaatttaagtaaaatttatcataaattaaatgtaacatttattaatttttaaatgatatttCATTTCTTCCCCTTTTTTTTCCTACCTCTCAACTTCCTTGAAAGAGACTTTGGTGGAGTACTGACGCGATGAGTTAAGAGTGTAAAATGCACGTACCACAAACTTTTAATACTTTGTCTGCACCACAATTACAagcttataattattttcatatgaattaaaaatataattaaattaataaattttatataattttttttaatatatgctcaattcatattattttattattaattttataatcattaaatatatatttttatataattcataTACTTATTACATATTTCTAAGTATTTtcgattaattaaatttatttttgtataaCTTCGAAGACGACTGACCTTAATGAAGACCGTCATGAGAAGCCTCCCTGAGACAGTTGTGATATCGGCTGAAATGATGTTGAGCTGCAAAGATTCAAATGCCTCACACAGTTTTACCATTGTATCTGTTCTTTTACTACACGTCAAGCTCACTCGCAGAATCTTGTCTCCCATGTATGCAACACTAAGCTGAAGTAAACACAAACCCAAAAGTcatccattttattttttaaaattaaaaatagtaataatatgTTTATATGAGGTGGAGGAAAGTTTTGtataataaagtaaaattttaaatctcagTATAAATTTTGTATTGGTCCCTGAATATAAATTCTACACTGGCCCACTAGGTGTAAATACTTGGATGGAGTGAATCACGGTTTATAGAAAAACAAGCTTTTCGGGACCTCCAAAatcttaatttaattgaaaattttctcCCAAACATACATTAGTGTTAGGATTTATCAATACAAAGAGATTTTGTAGTTACCTCAAGGTCTTCAATTGGGTAAGCTCTAGAGCCACAAGAATAATAGAATTGatcaattttcttcttctttgatcccAAAAAAACAGGCAGATCTTCCTCAAACTCATAACCAGGGCCCTTCTTCAAATTCCCAGATTCTAGTTCTCTTATCTCTGCTTGAATTATTTTCTCTTGTTCATGAAGTTCTTGGATGTAATCAATAGCATCCTTGATGATTGAAGCTTTATCCATCTAAATGTATATGATCAACCAAAAAAAATAGCATCATTGTGGTTAATTGATGAGTAATTAAAGGTTAAACAAGCAAATAATTAATAGAATTGGTGAGTCAGTCACCCTGCTAATGTTGGGGACAACAGCTCTTAGAGCAAACAGCCTGTCATTAAGTTTCTTTCTCCTATTCCTCTCAGAAACAACATTCTTATAAGTCACCGACGAAGCAGCACCATCCAGTGAACTGGATTCGTAACCGGAAATCTCATCGATGGCCCAGCTGCTGAAAATTAAGGAGCTTAATTCGTAAGTTGCAACTTCACCCCTAAAGAGAGACAGGGATTTGAACACAAACAAAAAGGATCAAACAGATAAAACGAAACTCGATTCAAAATccccaaaattttaaaaaaaaaaagtcgaaAACCTAAATTCTACCTATCAAACTCATCATTTCGAAGAAACAGGTAGTTTTGGTAGTCTTACTCAATATATTGAATAGAGTCCATTGGAGAAGAGCTTTAATTATGttgcagagaaagagagatgaAGCTTTTTCTTGAAATGATGGTGTTtccttttgagaaaaaaaatcatactCTGCAATTGTTGACGGTTTCCTTTTATAAGAACAGAGGAAGAAGGGGAGGAGGTTAACACAGTTGTGGGCAATTAAGGCCAGTGGGGACTGAACTTGCGATTTTCTATGCTGATCTAAGCGCTTACTACAAAGACCTTACCCATGCCTCCAATGAGATGTGGCCTATAATGCCGCATAGAGCTAACCAATCAATAGCTCATGATACGTCctataattattgaaaaatttactattcaCTAACagtcttattaattaattttttgattttaaaaatattttttaagagtatttgatattaattttttctagtttattttatttaactgaatttaaattaaatattttataattttaaaaataaattttatattattaaattaaaatatattaatttttaggataaatttaaaataaaaatttgaattaataatatttgataaaatgTCAATCAGATTTTCATAGAAAAATTACTTAATTCTAGATGAAAAAACTAAATGCATAAATTAAATATgtagaaattttaatataataatatgattattatataatttcaatttcaaacGTCAATCCCGTGCTGCACAATTTGTTTTCGGACATCAAATTTCCTATCATGTGAAACAGAAACGCATCGTACGGTATGAGATtataaaatacttaataaaattattagtcataaataggaaaatataaaatgactaaacatataaactaaaaattttaagcaaaataaaaatataaaattattattgtattataataaaattttctttatttatcatttattttataatttaacgataataactttttaaaatatatatatatattaattaatgataattttattaaaaaataaatattaataaataaaattaaaaattcatatattttactaacatatttaaaatatttcatttattaatat
This Manihot esculenta cultivar AM560-2 chromosome 6, M.esculenta_v8, whole genome shotgun sequence DNA region includes the following protein-coding sequences:
- the LOC110616871 gene encoding transcription factor bHLH35 isoform X2 — protein: MDSIQYIDSWAIDEISGYESSSLDGAASSVTYKNVVSERNRRKKLNDRLFALRAVVPNISRMDKASIIKDAIDYIQELHEQEKIIQAEIRELESGNLKKGPGYEFEEDLPVFLGSKKKKIDQFYYSCGSRAYPIEDLELSVAYMGDKILRVSLTCSKRTDTMVKLCEAFESLQLNIISADITTVSGRLLMTVFIKANEEESDYLKKKIETAIGALHDPQSLMIM
- the LOC110616871 gene encoding transcription factor bHLH35 isoform X1, with the translated sequence MDSIQYIEGEVATYELSSLIFSSWAIDEISGYESSSLDGAASSVTYKNVVSERNRRKKLNDRLFALRAVVPNISRMDKASIIKDAIDYIQELHEQEKIIQAEIRELESGNLKKGPGYEFEEDLPVFLGSKKKKIDQFYYSCGSRAYPIEDLELSVAYMGDKILRVSLTCSKRTDTMVKLCEAFESLQLNIISADITTVSGRLLMTVFIKANEEESDYLKKKIETAIGALHDPQSLMIM
- the LOC110616871 gene encoding transcription factor bHLH35 isoform X3 — encoded protein: MDSIQYIDWAIDEISGYESSSLDGAASSVTYKNVVSERNRRKKLNDRLFALRAVVPNISRMDKASIIKDAIDYIQELHEQEKIIQAEIRELESGNLKKGPGYEFEEDLPVFLGSKKKKIDQFYYSCGSRAYPIEDLELSVAYMGDKILRVSLTCSKRTDTMVKLCEAFESLQLNIISADITTVSGRLLMTVFIKANEEESDYLKKKIETAIGALHDPQSLMIM